From Streptomyces sp. NBC_00775, one genomic window encodes:
- a CDS encoding L-serine ammonia-lyase — MAISVFDLFSIGIGPSSSHTVGPMRAARMFARRLRNEELLAPVASVRAELYGSLGATGHGHGTPKAVLLGLEGASPRTVDVEGADGRVEEIKSSGRLRVLGEHEIDFSFDDDLILHRRKALPYHANGMTIFAYDAEGALLLEKTYYSVGGGFVVDEDAVGEDRIKLDDTILKYPFRSGDELLRLTKETGLSISALMLENERAWRTEEEIREGLLAIWHVMQACVSRGMSREGILPGGLKVRRRAAVSARQLRAEGDPLAHAMEWITLYAMAVNEENAAGGRVVTAPTNGAAGIIPAVLHYYINFVPGADEDGVVRFLLAAGAIGMLFKENASISGAEVGCQGEVGSACSMAAGALAEVLGGSPEQVENAAEIGMEHNLGLTCDPVGGLVQIPCIERNGMAAVKAVTAAKMAMRGDGSHKVSLDKVIKTMKETGADMSVKYKETARGGLAVNIIEC; from the coding sequence GTGGCCATCTCGGTCTTCGACCTGTTCTCGATCGGTATAGGCCCGTCCAGCTCCCACACGGTGGGCCCGATGCGTGCGGCACGTATGTTCGCCCGGCGGCTGCGCAACGAGGAGCTGCTGGCCCCGGTGGCCTCGGTACGCGCCGAGCTGTACGGCTCCCTGGGCGCGACCGGCCACGGCCACGGCACCCCGAAGGCGGTGCTGCTCGGCCTGGAGGGCGCCTCGCCGCGGACGGTGGACGTGGAGGGGGCCGACGGCCGGGTCGAGGAGATCAAGTCCTCAGGACGTCTGAGGGTGCTCGGCGAGCACGAGATCGACTTCTCCTTCGACGACGACCTGATCCTGCACCGCCGCAAGGCGCTCCCGTACCACGCGAACGGCATGACGATCTTCGCGTACGACGCCGAGGGCGCCCTGCTCCTGGAGAAGACCTACTACTCGGTCGGCGGCGGCTTCGTCGTCGACGAGGACGCGGTCGGCGAGGACCGCATCAAGCTGGACGACACGATCCTGAAGTACCCCTTCCGCTCGGGCGACGAGCTGCTGCGGCTGACGAAGGAGACCGGTCTCTCGATCTCCGCCCTGATGCTGGAGAACGAGCGGGCCTGGCGCACCGAGGAGGAGATCCGCGAGGGCCTCCTCGCGATCTGGCACGTGATGCAGGCGTGCGTCTCGCGCGGCATGTCCCGCGAGGGCATCCTGCCCGGCGGCCTCAAGGTCCGCCGCCGCGCCGCGGTCTCCGCCCGCCAGCTGCGCGCCGAGGGCGACCCGCTGGCCCACGCGATGGAGTGGATCACGCTCTACGCGATGGCGGTGAACGAGGAGAACGCGGCGGGCGGCCGTGTGGTGACGGCCCCCACGAACGGCGCGGCCGGAATCATCCCGGCGGTCCTGCACTACTACATCAACTTCGTGCCGGGCGCCGACGAGGACGGCGTGGTCCGCTTCCTGCTCGCCGCGGGCGCGATCGGCATGCTCTTCAAGGAGAACGCCTCCATCTCCGGCGCCGAGGTCGGCTGCCAGGGCGAGGTCGGCTCCGCCTGCTCGATGGCCGCCGGCGCCCTCGCCGAGGTCCTCGGCGGCAGCCCCGAACAGGTCGAGAACGCCGCCGAGATCGGCATGGAACACAACCTCGGCCTGACCTGCGACCCGGTCGGCGGCCTCGTCCAGATCCCCTGCATCGAACGCAACGGCATGGCCGCGGTCAAGGCCGTCACGGCGGCCAAGATGGCGATGCGCGGCGACGGCTCCCACAAGGTCTCCCTCGACAAGGTCATCAAGACCATGAAGGAGACGGGCGCCGACATGAGCGTCAAGTACAAGGAGACGGCTCGCGGCGGGCTCGCGGTCAACATCATCGAGTGCTGA
- the gcvT gene encoding glycine cleavage system aminomethyltransferase GcvT has protein sequence MSSNAPRHTALDALHRSLGATMTDFAGWDMPLRYGSERDEHLAVRTKAGLFDLSHMGEITVTGPQAAALLNYALVGNIASVGVGRARYTMICRADGGILDDLIVYRLQEHEYMVVANASNAQVVLDALTERAEGFDALVRDDRDAYALIAVQGPESPGILKSLTDADLDGLKYYAGLPGTVAGVPALIARTGYTGEDGFELFVAPADAEKLWQALTDAGAPVGLIPCGLSCRDTLRLEAGMPLYGHELSTSLTPFDAGLGRVVKFEKEGDFVGRTALEAASERAAENPPRVLVGLIAEGRRVPRAGYQVVAGGTVIGEVTSGAPSPTLGKPIAMAYVDAAHCAPGTAGVGVDIRGSHEPYEVVALPFYKRQK, from the coding sequence ATGAGCAGCAACGCACCCCGTCATACCGCGCTCGATGCCCTGCATCGTTCGCTCGGCGCGACGATGACCGACTTCGCAGGCTGGGACATGCCCCTGCGCTACGGCTCCGAGCGCGACGAGCACCTCGCCGTCCGTACGAAGGCCGGTCTCTTCGACCTCTCGCACATGGGCGAGATCACGGTCACCGGCCCGCAGGCGGCCGCGCTCCTGAACTACGCGCTGGTCGGCAACATCGCCTCCGTGGGGGTGGGCCGCGCCCGCTACACCATGATCTGCCGGGCGGACGGCGGCATCCTCGACGACCTGATCGTGTATCGGCTCCAGGAGCACGAGTACATGGTCGTCGCCAACGCCTCCAACGCCCAGGTGGTGCTGGACGCGCTGACCGAGCGAGCCGAGGGCTTCGACGCCCTCGTGCGCGACGACCGTGACGCGTACGCGTTGATCGCCGTGCAGGGCCCGGAGTCCCCCGGCATCCTGAAGTCGCTCACCGACGCCGACCTCGATGGCCTGAAGTACTACGCGGGCCTGCCCGGCACCGTCGCGGGCGTCCCGGCCCTCATCGCGCGCACCGGCTACACGGGCGAGGACGGCTTCGAGCTGTTCGTCGCGCCCGCCGACGCCGAGAAGCTGTGGCAGGCGCTGACCGACGCGGGCGCCCCCGTCGGGCTCATCCCCTGCGGTCTGTCCTGCCGTGACACGCTGCGCCTGGAGGCGGGCATGCCGCTGTACGGGCACGAGCTGAGCACCTCGCTCACCCCCTTCGACGCGGGGCTCGGGCGGGTCGTGAAGTTCGAGAAGGAGGGCGACTTCGTGGGGCGTACGGCCCTGGAGGCCGCCTCCGAGCGCGCTGCCGAGAACCCTCCCCGGGTGCTCGTCGGCCTGATCGCCGAGGGCCGCCGCGTCCCGCGCGCCGGGTACCAGGTCGTCGCCGGCGGCACGGTGATCGGCGAGGTCACCTCCGGCGCGCCCTCCCCGACGCTGGGCAAGCCGATCGCGATGGCGTACGTCGACGCCGCGCACTGCGCGCCCGGCACGGCCGGCGTCGGTGTGGACATCCGAGGCAGCCACGAGCCGTACGAGGTCGTGGCTCTGCCGTTCTACAAGCGTCAGAAGTGA
- a CDS encoding AAA family ATPase, producing the protein MTVNRTTAYATTSGLALPKQPGAPAQEACGPLPTAVVRDLRDRAGHSPHGLRFGAFDLVVITGLPGSGKSTLMRRAVTGARIDSQDTRDRWDGRMAAWLPYAVYRPLVRLAHYAGLRRALRSGTGVVVHDCGTQAWVRRWLAREARRRGGALHLLLLDVTPGAALDGQRERGRGVSRYAFARHRGAATRLLRSVEKGDLPDGCGSAVLIDREAADVLRRIDFGD; encoded by the coding sequence ATCACGGTGAACAGGACCACGGCGTACGCGACGACCTCGGGCTTGGCGCTGCCCAAGCAGCCCGGCGCCCCGGCCCAGGAGGCCTGCGGGCCGCTTCCGACGGCCGTCGTCCGCGACCTCAGGGACCGCGCGGGACACAGCCCGCACGGACTGCGCTTCGGGGCCTTCGACCTCGTCGTGATCACCGGGCTGCCCGGCAGCGGCAAGTCGACCCTGATGCGCCGGGCCGTCACGGGCGCACGGATCGACTCCCAGGACACGCGCGACCGCTGGGACGGCCGGATGGCGGCCTGGCTGCCGTACGCGGTCTACCGCCCCCTGGTCCGCCTCGCGCACTACGCGGGACTGCGCCGCGCCCTGCGCTCCGGCACCGGAGTCGTCGTGCACGACTGCGGTACGCAGGCCTGGGTGCGCCGCTGGCTCGCCCGCGAGGCCCGGCGCCGGGGCGGCGCGCTGCATCTGCTGCTGCTCGACGTCACCCCGGGCGCGGCGCTGGACGGTCAGCGCGAGCGCGGCCGCGGCGTCTCGCGGTACGCGTTCGCACGCCACCGCGGCGCGGCCACCCGGCTGCTGCGCTCCGTGGAGAAGGGCGACCTGCCCGACGGCTGCGGCTCGGCGGTCCTCATCGACCGGGAGGCGGC
- the glyA gene encoding serine hydroxymethyltransferase: MSLLNTPLHELDPDVAAAVDAELHRQQSTLEMIASENFAPVAVMEAQGSVLTNKYAEGYPGRRYYGGCEHVDVAEQIAIDRVKDLFGAEYANVQPHSGASANQAALFAMAQPGDTILGLDLAHGGHLTHGMRLNFSGKQFNVVAYHVDGAGLVDMAEVERLAKEHRPKVIIAGWSAYPRQLDFAEFRRIADEVGALLWVDMAHFAGLVAAGLHPNPVEYADVVTSTTHKTLGGPRGGIILAKKEFAKKLNSSVFPGFQGGPLEHVIAAKAVSFKVAASDEFKERQQRTLDGARILAERLVQDDVKTVGVDVLSGGTDVHLVLVDLRNSELDGQQAEDRLHEVGITVNRNAVPNDPRPPMVTSGLRIGTPALATRGFTAEDFTEVADVIAETLKPSYDAESLKARVSALADKHPLYPGLK; encoded by the coding sequence ATGTCGCTTCTGAACACGCCCCTTCACGAACTGGACCCGGACGTCGCCGCCGCCGTCGACGCCGAACTGCACCGCCAGCAGTCCACCCTGGAGATGATCGCCTCGGAGAACTTCGCTCCGGTCGCGGTCATGGAGGCCCAGGGCTCGGTCCTCACCAACAAGTACGCCGAGGGCTACCCCGGCCGCCGCTACTACGGCGGCTGCGAGCACGTCGACGTCGCCGAGCAGATCGCGATCGACCGGGTCAAGGACCTGTTCGGCGCCGAGTACGCCAACGTGCAGCCGCACTCGGGCGCCTCCGCCAACCAGGCCGCGCTCTTCGCGATGGCGCAGCCCGGCGACACCATCCTCGGTCTGGACCTGGCCCACGGCGGCCACCTGACCCACGGGATGCGGCTGAACTTCTCCGGCAAGCAGTTCAACGTGGTCGCGTACCACGTGGACGGGGCCGGCCTGGTCGACATGGCCGAGGTCGAGCGGCTCGCCAAGGAGCACCGGCCCAAGGTGATCATCGCCGGCTGGTCGGCGTACCCGCGGCAGCTCGACTTCGCGGAGTTCCGCAGGATCGCGGACGAGGTCGGCGCGTTGCTGTGGGTCGACATGGCGCACTTCGCGGGCCTGGTCGCGGCCGGTCTCCACCCGAACCCGGTGGAGTACGCGGACGTGGTCACCTCCACCACCCACAAGACGCTGGGCGGCCCGCGCGGCGGCATCATCCTGGCGAAGAAGGAGTTCGCCAAGAAGCTGAACTCCTCGGTCTTCCCCGGCTTCCAGGGCGGTCCGCTGGAGCACGTGATCGCCGCCAAGGCCGTCTCCTTCAAGGTCGCCGCCTCGGACGAGTTCAAGGAGCGCCAGCAGCGCACGCTGGACGGCGCGCGGATCCTGGCCGAGCGCCTGGTCCAGGACGACGTGAAGACCGTGGGCGTGGACGTCCTGTCCGGTGGCACCGACGTGCACCTGGTCCTGGTCGACCTGCGCAACTCCGAGCTGGACGGGCAGCAGGCCGAGGACCGCCTCCACGAGGTCGGCATCACGGTCAACCGCAACGCCGTCCCGAACGACCCGCGCCCGCCGATGGTCACCTCCGGCCTGCGCATCGGCACGCCCGCCCTCGCCACCCGCGGCTTCACGGCCGAGGACTTCACCGAGGTCGCGGACGTCATCGCCGAGACGCTGAAGCCGTCCTACGACGCGGAGTCCCTCAAGGCCCGGGTGTCCGCTCTGGCCGACAAGCACCCGCTGTACCCCGGCCTGAAGTAG
- the gcvH gene encoding glycine cleavage system protein GcvH: MSNPQQLRYSKEHEWLSVAEDGVSTVGITEFAANALGDVVYAQLPEVGDTVTAGESCGELESTKSVSDLYSPVNGEVVEANQDVVDDPSLVNSAPFEGGWLFKVRIADEPEDLMSADEYTAFTAG, translated from the coding sequence ATGAGCAACCCCCAGCAGCTGCGCTACAGCAAGGAGCACGAGTGGCTGTCGGTCGCCGAGGACGGCGTCTCGACGGTCGGCATCACCGAGTTCGCGGCCAACGCGCTCGGCGATGTCGTCTACGCCCAGCTTCCGGAGGTCGGTGACACGGTGACCGCGGGCGAGTCCTGCGGTGAGCTGGAGTCGACCAAGTCGGTCAGCGACCTGTACTCCCCGGTCAACGGCGAGGTGGTCGAGGCCAACCAGGACGTGGTCGACGACCCGTCGCTGGTGAACTCCGCGCCCTTCGAGGGCGGCTGGCTGTTCAAGGTACGCATCGCGGACGAGCCGGAAGACCTGATGTCCGCCGACGAGTACACCGCCTTCACCGCCGGCTGA
- a CDS encoding WD40 repeat domain-containing protein: MVRADSRLGRLVLALAALPPDAGTAPPDVGTARPGRRGARLMAALGTRPLPVRVRVRMRGSERRRPAPGWTGWTPGFAAACILGVMGLTVGLVQGAGVLPSPWREIGPGGAATPRTETWQPVGTRVFPFSGPASALAFSPDGLTLVAGSDVALDAWRLSPSGQLLAQSMIGTGPVSALDFTADGHTFVAAQASGLTAWDVEAGKRLWSVSLGQSVEAVSGGRSSVRWAAFGSGDTVQVQEGPLPPVGETASGGTIRLPHAPRAAQFTPDGDTLAVADADWTVRLWDVTDPTHPKNRGRSFTVGTEGATALAFTPDGTLLAAVGRDRRVRLWDVTDPSKPGYVGHPITESDEAVTTLAFSSHGGLLAMAGPEGAANLWRRGH; the protein is encoded by the coding sequence ATGGTGCGCGCTGACAGCCGGCTCGGTCGCCTGGTGCTGGCTCTCGCCGCGCTGCCGCCCGACGCGGGCACGGCGCCGCCGGACGTGGGCACAGCGCGACCAGGGCGACGCGGTGCCCGGCTCATGGCGGCGCTGGGCACCCGGCCGCTGCCGGTGCGGGTACGGGTACGGATGCGGGGCAGCGAGCGTCGTCGCCCCGCACCGGGGTGGACGGGCTGGACTCCCGGGTTCGCCGCGGCCTGCATCCTCGGGGTGATGGGCCTGACGGTCGGCCTGGTCCAGGGCGCAGGCGTACTGCCGTCGCCGTGGAGGGAGATCGGTCCGGGGGGAGCGGCGACGCCGCGGACGGAAACCTGGCAGCCCGTCGGCACCCGCGTCTTCCCGTTCTCGGGCCCCGCAAGTGCGCTGGCCTTCTCGCCCGACGGCCTCACTCTGGTGGCCGGGAGCGACGTCGCGCTCGACGCGTGGAGGCTGAGCCCTTCCGGGCAGCTGTTGGCACAGAGCATGATCGGGACCGGCCCCGTCTCGGCGCTGGACTTCACCGCGGACGGTCATACGTTCGTGGCCGCGCAGGCGAGCGGGCTGACAGCGTGGGACGTCGAGGCAGGGAAGCGCCTCTGGAGCGTGTCCCTCGGTCAAAGCGTCGAGGCCGTGAGCGGCGGCAGGAGCAGCGTGAGATGGGCCGCCTTCGGGTCGGGTGACACCGTCCAGGTGCAGGAGGGTCCGCTTCCACCGGTGGGCGAAACGGCGAGCGGCGGGACGATCCGGCTCCCCCACGCCCCGCGGGCGGCGCAGTTCACCCCCGACGGCGACACGCTCGCCGTCGCCGACGCCGACTGGACCGTACGCCTGTGGGATGTCACGGATCCCACGCACCCGAAGAACAGAGGCCGGTCGTTCACGGTGGGCACCGAGGGGGCAACGGCGCTCGCGTTCACCCCGGACGGCACGCTGCTCGCGGCGGTGGGGCGGGACCGCCGGGTGCGCCTGTGGGACGTGACGGACCCCTCGAAGCCGGGGTATGTCGGGCACCCCATCACGGAATCCGACGAGGCGGTCACCACTCTCGCGTTCAGTTCCCACGGCGGTCTCCTGGCGATGGCCGGGCCCGAAGGAGCGGCAAACCTCTGGAGGCGTGGGCACTAG